One Sodalinema gerasimenkoae IPPAS B-353 DNA segment encodes these proteins:
- a CDS encoding exopolysaccharide biosynthesis protein: MSKKLSVELQGYFFAEERGDRVSLADLVKIAGERAFGFLFVLLSIPSG; the protein is encoded by the coding sequence GTGTCTAAGAAACTTTCTGTTGAGCTTCAGGGCTATTTCTTTGCTGAAGAACGTGGCGATCGCGTCAGTTTGGCTGACTTAGTTAAGATTGCCGGAGAACGAGCCTTTGGCTTTTTATTTGTTTTACTATCAATTCCTTCTGGCTGA
- a CDS encoding exopolysaccharide biosynthesis protein: MAFYLFYYQFLRRYRFLRRAIRFRLDWLFFGLPASALPVPAPGYSIPFGLVIFWLAGQLVLGRKRPYLLKKWLSKEVSLKTVQKILEKGLPWLRRIEVLSRPRWSFVCTRLEGRVIIGVALCLMGISMMTPIPLTNTLPAIGVFITGFGLFGDDGVITLGGLMVCVMGLLLTLSIIIFGYEAVSAVIDIVRNAIR; encoded by the coding sequence TTGGCTTTTTATTTGTTTTACTATCAATTCCTTCGGCGTTACCGGTTCCTGCGCCGGGCTATTCGATTCCGTTTGGATTGGTTATTTTTTGGCTTGCCGGCCAGTGCGTTACCGGTTCCTGCGCCGGGCTATTCGATTCCGTTTGGATTGGTTATTTTTTGGCTTGCCGGCCAGTTGGTTTTAGGCCGAAAACGTCCTTATTTACTGAAAAAGTGGCTGTCTAAAGAGGTTTCGCTGAAGACGGTTCAAAAAATTTTAGAGAAGGGACTTCCCTGGCTGCGACGGATTGAAGTTCTCTCTCGCCCCCGTTGGAGTTTTGTTTGTACTCGTTTGGAAGGACGAGTCATTATTGGTGTTGCTCTGTGTTTAATGGGGATATCGATGATGACTCCCATTCCGTTGACGAATACGTTGCCGGCGATTGGGGTGTTTATAACGGGTTTTGGTCTATTTGGGGATGATGGGGTGATTACGTTAGGAGGATTGATGGTTTGTGTGATGGGACTGCTCCTAACTCTGTCGATTATTATTTTTGGTTATGAAGCGGTTTCGGCGGTGATTGATATTGTTAGGAATGCGATTCGTTGA